One Paracoccus sp. TOH DNA segment encodes these proteins:
- a CDS encoding FG-GAP-like repeat-containing protein, producing MSGAASNVVFVAHQDDHILFMEQDLHAALMRGESITTVFVTAGDAGRGEEYWLEREAGARAAYSAMTGSAAWVTETVTFGSGDRSYQVVSSYLADHPEIRLYFLRAPDGMMQGGGSARYGRESLRQLVEGDIDAVHTVDGAASYSQAELVELMQLIMDGHDATNVMVQDHRSIFAHDDHSDHRSVAFLATLAHDGSDTDSTLHSYVDYGSRWLPANVPTALLEHFCEIFRAYTEHDAATQVGRAADGTMVFSAHFLAWLQRDYLVEEVLDIWSLDFNAGRSGWQVERHVRDMADVDGDGRADIIGFGERQVLTALADGLFFGDATGWASDYSFRTGWRTDRHERETGDLNGDGRADLIAFGDGGVHVALSDGTRFVDAGRWLADFGQNAGHWRVALHERAVADVDGDGRDDVIGFGGGSTLVSLSTGTGLTGVRVWTREFSYAAGWRNELHVRDLADVNGDGRADVVGFGDAGVRVALSTGTGFAASTLWTAEFGRDTGWSVALHERLLADVDGDGRADIVGFGEDGVLVALSTGAGFAAAQLWSDGFGHADGWRTDRHERRMADVNGDGRADIVGFGEDVVQVALSTGSGFAAPTLADEFLF from the coding sequence ATGTCTGGCGCGGCATCGAATGTCGTTTTCGTCGCCCATCAGGACGATCATATTCTGTTCATGGAACAGGATCTGCACGCCGCCTTGATGCGCGGAGAATCCATCACCACCGTCTTCGTGACCGCCGGCGATGCCGGCCGCGGCGAGGAATACTGGCTCGAGCGCGAGGCGGGTGCCCGCGCGGCCTATAGCGCTATGACCGGCTCGGCCGCCTGGGTGACCGAGACGGTGACTTTCGGCAGCGGCGATCGCAGCTATCAGGTGGTGTCCAGCTACCTGGCCGACCATCCCGAGATCCGGCTGTATTTCCTGCGTGCCCCGGACGGCATGATGCAGGGCGGCGGCTCGGCGCGCTACGGGCGGGAAAGCCTGCGCCAACTGGTCGAGGGCGATATCGACGCGGTGCATACGGTGGACGGTGCCGCCAGCTACAGCCAGGCCGAACTGGTCGAGCTGATGCAGCTGATCATGGACGGCCATGACGCGACCAATGTCATGGTTCAGGATCACCGCAGCATCTTCGCCCATGACGATCACAGCGACCACCGCTCCGTCGCCTTCCTGGCCACGCTGGCGCATGACGGCTCGGATACCGACAGCACGCTGCACAGCTATGTCGATTATGGCAGCCGGTGGCTGCCGGCCAATGTGCCGACCGCGTTGCTGGAGCATTTCTGCGAGATTTTCCGCGCCTATACCGAACATGACGCCGCGACCCAGGTCGGCCGCGCTGCGGATGGCACGATGGTCTTCAGCGCGCATTTCCTCGCCTGGCTGCAGCGCGACTATCTGGTCGAGGAGGTGCTGGACATCTGGTCGCTGGATTTCAATGCCGGCCGCAGCGGCTGGCAGGTCGAGCGGCATGTGCGCGACATGGCCGATGTGGATGGCGACGGCCGCGCCGATATCATCGGCTTCGGCGAACGCCAGGTGCTGACCGCACTGGCAGACGGCCTGTTCTTCGGCGACGCCACGGGTTGGGCATCGGATTACAGCTTTCGGACCGGCTGGCGCACCGACCGGCACGAGCGCGAGACCGGCGACCTGAACGGCGACGGCCGCGCCGATCTGATCGCCTTTGGCGATGGCGGCGTGCATGTCGCGCTGTCGGACGGCACGCGCTTCGTCGATGCCGGGCGCTGGCTTGCCGATTTCGGCCAGAACGCCGGGCACTGGCGCGTCGCCCTGCACGAACGCGCGGTCGCCGATGTCGATGGCGACGGGCGCGACGACGTGATCGGCTTCGGCGGCGGCAGCACGCTGGTCAGCCTGTCGACCGGCACCGGCTTGACCGGGGTGCGGGTTTGGACCCGGGAATTTTCCTATGCGGCCGGCTGGCGCAACGAATTGCATGTGCGCGACCTGGCCGATGTGAATGGCGACGGCCGCGCCGATGTCGTCGGCTTCGGCGATGCCGGGGTGCGCGTGGCGCTGTCCACTGGCACGGGCTTCGCGGCCAGCACGCTCTGGACTGCGGAATTCGGCCGCGATACCGGCTGGAGCGTGGCGCTGCATGAACGCCTGCTGGCCGATGTGGATGGCGACGGCCGCGCCGATATCGTCGGCTTCGGCGAGGACGGCGTCCTTGTCGCCCTGTCCACCGGCGCGGGTTTCGCGGCGGCGCAGCTTTGGTCCGACGGGTTCGGCCATGCCGATGGCTGGCGCACCGACCGCCACGAAAGGCGCATGGCCGATGTGAATGGCGACGGCCGCGCCGATATCGTCGGCTTCGGCGAGGATGTCGTCCAGGTGGCGCTGTCCACCGGCTCGGGCTTCGCCGCGCCCACCCTGGCGGACGAATTCCTGTTCTAG
- a CDS encoding alpha/beta hydrolase, with the protein MTVRFYRAEDGARLAYRDAGDGLPVLALAGLTRTGRDFDYLAPHLAGLRLLRPDYRGRGDSDWTGAESYTVPQEARDVLALLDHLGIEKAAVLGTSRGGIIGMLLAATAPDRLLGLCLNDVGPALQRSGLERIFDYVGRNPAGASLADLAERLPAAMPEFANVPPGRWQEEAERHYVETPEGLRINYDPALRAAFLAAFDAPEVDLWPLFDAAAVLPLALIRGANSDLLSARTAAEMRNRRPDMILAEVPDRGHIPWLDEPEALQAIRAWLALMRR; encoded by the coding sequence ATGACCGTCCGCTTCTACCGGGCCGAGGACGGCGCGCGGCTGGCCTATCGCGATGCGGGCGATGGCCTGCCCGTGCTGGCCCTGGCCGGCCTGACCCGCACCGGACGCGATTTCGACTATCTGGCGCCGCATCTGGCCGGGCTGCGGCTGCTCCGCCCGGATTATCGCGGCCGCGGCGATTCGGACTGGACCGGCGCCGAAAGCTATACCGTCCCGCAGGAGGCCCGCGACGTCCTGGCGCTGCTGGATCATCTGGGCATCGAAAAGGCGGCGGTCCTGGGCACCTCGCGCGGCGGCATCATCGGCATGCTGCTGGCGGCGACGGCGCCGGACCGGCTGCTGGGCCTGTGCCTGAACGATGTCGGGCCCGCGCTGCAGCGCAGCGGGCTGGAGAGGATCTTCGACTATGTCGGCCGCAACCCCGCCGGCGCCAGCCTGGCCGATCTGGCCGAGCGCCTGCCCGCCGCCATGCCCGAATTTGCCAATGTGCCGCCCGGGCGCTGGCAGGAGGAGGCCGAGCGTCACTATGTCGAGACGCCCGAGGGGCTGCGCATCAATTACGACCCGGCGCTGCGCGCGGCCTTCCTGGCCGCCTTCGACGCGCCCGAGGTTGACCTCTGGCCGCTTTTCGATGCCGCGGCCGTCCTGCCGCTGGCGTTGATCCGCGGCGCCAATTCCGACCTGCTCTCGGCCCGGACCGCCGCCGAGATGCGAAACCGACGCCCCGACATGATCCTGGCCGAGGTGCCGGATCGCGGCCATATCCCCTGGCTGGACGAACCCGAGGCGCTGCAGGCGATCCGGGCCTGGCTGGCGCTGATGCGGCGCTAG
- a CDS encoding LysR substrate-binding domain-containing protein yields MDFKWLEDFLSLAETHSFSRSAQLRGVTQSAFSRRIRALEEWLGTDLLSRDSYPVTLTPEGVLFRETAEEAVRMINARRTEFRDHTRSHGGEISFVALHSLTVTFLPGWLMRLKAATGQMTSRVKPENFDRCIEALTEGGYDFFLTYAHPQVNIPLDPTGFPHLVVGQDSLVAVARPGWPREWLTEGMPMLKYSRGSFLNAMARIALEQPGAPKVYVAHTDEASMAEAMKSMAVAGHGVVWLPRLLVEAEIETGRLEIVAPELPMEIRLYRNAARGRGITGRVWQAARELGDGYAITE; encoded by the coding sequence ATGGATTTCAAATGGCTTGAGGATTTCCTGAGCTTGGCCGAGACGCACAGCTTCTCGCGCTCGGCGCAGCTGCGCGGCGTCACCCAAAGCGCCTTCAGCCGCCGCATCCGCGCGCTCGAGGAATGGCTGGGCACCGATCTTTTGTCGCGCGACAGCTACCCGGTGACGCTGACCCCGGAAGGCGTGCTGTTCCGCGAGACCGCCGAGGAAGCCGTGCGGATGATCAACGCCCGTCGCACCGAATTCCGCGACCACACCCGTTCGCATGGCGGCGAGATTTCCTTCGTGGCGCTGCACAGCCTGACCGTGACCTTCCTGCCCGGCTGGCTGATGCGGCTGAAGGCGGCGACCGGGCAGATGACCAGCCGCGTCAAGCCCGAGAATTTCGACCGCTGCATCGAGGCGCTGACCGAGGGCGGCTATGATTTCTTCCTGACCTATGCGCATCCGCAGGTGAACATCCCGCTGGACCCGACGGGCTTTCCGCATCTGGTCGTCGGCCAGGACAGCCTGGTCGCCGTCGCCCGCCCCGGCTGGCCGCGGGAATGGCTGACCGAGGGCATGCCGATGCTGAAATATTCCCGCGGCTCGTTCCTGAACGCCATGGCGCGGATCGCCCTGGAACAGCCCGGCGCCCCCAAGGTCTATGTCGCCCATACCGACGAGGCGAGCATGGCCGAGGCGATGAAAAGCATGGCCGTCGCCGGGCATGGTGTCGTCTGGCTGCCGCGCCTGCTGGTCGAGGCCGAGATCGAGACCGGCCGGCTGGAGATCGTCGCCCCGGAACTGCCGATGGAGATCCGGCTTTACCGCAATGCCGCGCGCGGCCGCGGCATCACCGGCCGGGTCTGGCAGGCCGCCCGCGAATTGGGCGATGGTTATGCAATAACCGAATAA
- a CDS encoding phage tail sheath C-terminal domain-containing protein — MLDTPGVYVQEIPSGSAPIAGVATSNTAFIGVLGQGPLGRATRVTSWGEFERVFGGLHPGCETSYAVRNYFLNGGNIAFIVRASNGATPASVLLPPNNAGLTLAASSPGTWGNNLRIGVARAGGGATSFDLLVRLYRGNDVMREESYSGLSANSAHPRYVTRVLAAESQLVTVSAHANGNLPNATQSGGADVTTLDGLRQLAAAALAAMTTQGADGTLPGDTDAWQNLAVNALGAGIDALDAIVPDVFNLMCLPDLSVLGHARRAVAAQVYQRAYAYCERHFAFLIVDPLEGTTRANILEWTAALGGTIRRNAALYFPKLTAPDPLNPTQNRNFAASGAAAGIIARTDATRGVWKAPAGTAAGVAGGRPVDVMTDPQQGPLNVQGINVIRTFPVYNTVVWGARTLDGADALASEWKYVPVRRLALYIENSLLRGLQWVVFEPNDEPLWASVRLNVTGFMSQLHRQGAFQGASARDAFLVKCDGETTTQADINLGILNIYVGFAPVRPAEFVMLRIQQRLQTTN; from the coding sequence ATGCTCGACACTCCCGGCGTCTATGTCCAGGAAATCCCCAGCGGTAGCGCGCCGATCGCCGGCGTGGCGACCTCGAACACCGCCTTCATCGGCGTTCTCGGGCAAGGCCCGCTGGGCCGCGCCACCCGCGTCACCTCCTGGGGCGAATTCGAGCGGGTCTTCGGCGGGCTGCATCCGGGATGCGAGACCAGCTATGCGGTGCGCAACTATTTCTTGAACGGCGGCAACATCGCCTTCATCGTGCGGGCCTCGAACGGCGCCACCCCGGCATCGGTGCTGCTGCCGCCGAACAATGCCGGGCTGACGCTGGCCGCCTCCTCGCCCGGGACATGGGGGAACAACCTGCGCATCGGCGTGGCGCGGGCCGGCGGCGGTGCCACCAGCTTCGACCTGCTGGTGCGGCTCTATCGCGGCAATGACGTGATGCGCGAGGAATCCTACAGCGGCCTGTCGGCGAACAGCGCCCATCCGCGCTATGTGACGCGGGTGCTGGCCGCGGAAAGCCAGCTTGTCACCGTCAGCGCCCATGCCAACGGCAACCTGCCCAATGCCACGCAATCGGGCGGCGCCGACGTGACCACGCTGGACGGGCTGCGCCAGCTTGCGGCGGCGGCGCTGGCGGCCATGACCACCCAGGGCGCCGACGGCACCCTGCCCGGCGATACCGATGCCTGGCAGAACCTGGCGGTGAACGCGCTGGGGGCCGGCATCGACGCGCTGGACGCCATCGTGCCGGACGTGTTCAACCTGATGTGCCTTCCCGACCTGTCGGTGCTGGGCCATGCCCGCCGCGCGGTGGCGGCGCAGGTCTACCAGCGCGCCTATGCCTATTGCGAGCGGCACTTCGCCTTCCTGATCGTCGATCCGCTGGAGGGCACCACCCGCGCCAATATCCTGGAATGGACCGCCGCGCTGGGCGGCACGATCCGGCGCAACGCGGCGCTGTATTTCCCCAAGCTGACGGCGCCCGACCCGCTGAACCCGACGCAGAACCGCAATTTCGCCGCCTCGGGCGCGGCGGCGGGCATCATCGCCCGCACCGATGCGACGCGCGGGGTCTGGAAGGCGCCGGCCGGCACCGCGGCGGGCGTCGCCGGCGGCCGGCCCGTCGATGTGATGACCGATCCGCAGCAGGGGCCGCTGAACGTGCAGGGCATCAACGTGATCCGGACCTTCCCGGTCTACAACACCGTGGTCTGGGGCGCGCGCACGCTGGACGGCGCCGATGCGCTGGCCTCGGAATGGAAATACGTCCCGGTGCGCCGGCTGGCGCTCTATATCGAGAACAGCCTGCTGCGCGGCCTGCAATGGGTGGTGTTCGAACCGAATGACGAGCCGCTCTGGGCCTCGGTGCGGCTGAACGTCACCGGCTTCATGTCGCAGCTGCACCGACAGGGCGCCTTCCAGGGCGCCTCGGCCCGCGACGCCTTCCTGGTGAAATGCGACGGCGAGACCACCACCCAGGCCGACATCAACCTGGGCATCCTGAACATCTATGTCGGCTTCGCCCCGGTCCGGCCGGCCGAATTCGTCATGCTGCGCATCCAGCAACGCCTGCAAACCACGAACTGA
- a CDS encoding enoyl-ACP reductase, which translates to MGELMKGKRGLVMGVANDRSIAWGIAKALAEQGAELAFSYQGEAFGKRVEPLAASLGSDFLMDVDVLDDESLGRAFDQIGARWGGLDFLVHAIAFSDKAELTGRFINTTRENFRNSLTISCYSLIDLARRAQPLMTKGGSIITLTYAGSNRVTPFYNVMGVAKAALESSVRYLANDLGPEGIRVNAISPGPMKTLAGAAIGGARKTYRHTEANAPLRANATLEAIGGTAVWLCSDWGACTTGEVVLVDGGYHVLGMPQSDNL; encoded by the coding sequence ATGGGCGAATTGATGAAGGGAAAGCGCGGCCTGGTGATGGGGGTCGCGAATGACCGCTCGATCGCCTGGGGGATCGCGAAGGCTTTGGCCGAGCAGGGGGCGGAGCTGGCCTTTTCTTATCAGGGCGAGGCCTTCGGCAAGCGGGTCGAACCGCTGGCGGCCTCGCTCGGCTCGGATTTCCTGATGGATGTGGACGTGCTCGACGACGAATCGCTCGGCCGCGCCTTCGACCAGATCGGCGCGCGCTGGGGCGGCCTGGATTTCCTGGTCCATGCCATCGCCTTCTCGGACAAGGCCGAACTGACCGGCCGCTTCATCAACACCACGCGGGAGAATTTCAGGAATTCCCTGACGATTTCCTGCTATTCGCTGATCGACCTGGCCCGGCGGGCGCAGCCGTTGATGACCAAGGGCGGCTCGATCATCACCCTGACCTATGCCGGCTCGAACCGGGTCACGCCGTTCTACAATGTCATGGGCGTGGCCAAGGCGGCGCTGGAATCCTCGGTGCGCTACCTGGCCAATGACCTGGGCCCCGAGGGGATCCGCGTCAACGCCATCAGCCCCGGCCCGATGAAGACCCTGGCCGGCGCGGCGATCGGCGGCGCCCGCAAGACCTATCGCCATACCGAAGCCAATGCCCCGCTGCGCGCCAATGCCACGCTGGAGGCGATCGGCGGCACTGCGGTCTGGCTCTGCTCGGACTGGGGCGCCTGCACCACCGGCGAGGTGGTTCTGGTCGATGGCGGCTATCACGTCCTGGGCATGCCGCAATCGGACAACCTCTGA
- a CDS encoding DUF4255 domain-containing protein: protein MSNALAIAAVTAILRDRLNDGLLNANLDSIGQFSVTSSPPDRLEGDAEPSNRLNIYLWNVTRNAAWSSQRLPARSASGARLDNPWLALDLHYILTATGAEDLNAEILLGYGMQVLHETPVLTRADIRISLGGADPAVDASLLPAPLRLLVAADLAEQFEQIRVTQAMPESRDLGQIEALSNIWSAFSAPLRASALYQVACVLIESRRPARSALPVLTIGGRTAPLQAPRILRVTALPGGAGTLPEPMAAILPGGWVAAEGTALAAERMRVMLGARPVTVAAANVDARRIDLQLPADQPAGIARLTVDHLFEPAPGQAERLWESSNALPFAIAPVVTAVARAGTVTAGRFTGSVTLTLGHPVGERQAAALLFNPLPGGSAPAFSVPAQRVEGSTDRIHADLAGVVAAEYVVRAEIDGAASLPTLGPQGFDAPVADLDP from the coding sequence ATGTCGAACGCGCTTGCCATAGCCGCCGTGACCGCGATCCTCAGGGACCGGCTGAACGACGGGCTGCTGAATGCCAACCTGGATTCCATCGGCCAGTTCAGCGTCACCTCCTCGCCCCCCGACCGGCTTGAGGGGGACGCCGAGCCGTCCAACCGGCTGAACATCTACCTGTGGAACGTCACCCGCAACGCCGCCTGGTCCAGCCAGCGCCTGCCGGCCCGCAGCGCCTCGGGGGCGCGGCTCGACAATCCCTGGCTGGCGCTGGACCTGCATTACATCCTGACCGCCACCGGCGCCGAGGACCTGAATGCCGAGATCCTGCTGGGCTACGGCATGCAGGTGCTGCACGAAACCCCGGTGCTGACCCGCGCCGACATCCGCATCTCGCTGGGCGGCGCCGATCCGGCGGTGGATGCAAGCCTGTTGCCGGCGCCGCTGCGGCTGCTGGTCGCGGCGGACCTGGCCGAGCAGTTCGAGCAGATCCGCGTGACGCAAGCCATGCCGGAAAGCCGCGACCTCGGCCAGATCGAGGCGCTGAGCAACATCTGGTCGGCCTTTTCCGCGCCGCTGCGGGCCTCGGCGCTGTATCAGGTGGCCTGCGTGCTGATCGAAAGCCGCCGCCCGGCGCGCTCGGCCCTGCCGGTGCTGACCATCGGCGGCCGCACCGCGCCCCTGCAGGCGCCGCGCATCCTGCGGGTGACGGCGCTGCCCGGCGGCGCGGGGACGCTGCCCGAGCCGATGGCCGCCATCCTGCCCGGCGGCTGGGTGGCGGCCGAGGGCACGGCGCTGGCCGCCGAGCGGATGCGGGTCATGCTGGGGGCCCGGCCGGTCACGGTGGCGGCGGCGAATGTCGACGCGCGGCGCATCGACCTGCAGCTGCCCGCCGACCAGCCGGCCGGCATCGCCCGGCTGACGGTCGATCACCTGTTCGAGCCCGCGCCCGGCCAGGCCGAGCGGCTTTGGGAAAGCTCGAACGCGCTGCCCTTTGCCATCGCGCCGGTGGTGACGGCGGTGGCGCGGGCCGGCACGGTGACCGCCGGCCGGTTCACGGGCAGCGTGACGCTGACCCTGGGCCATCCGGTGGGCGAGCGGCAAGCGGCGGCGCTGCTGTTCAACCCGCTGCCGGGGGGATCGGCGCCGGCCTTCTCGGTTCCCGCGCAGCGGGTCGAGGGCAGCACCGACCGCATCCACGCCGATCTAGCCGGCGTGGTCGCCGCCGAGTATGTCGTGCGGGCCGAGATCGACGGCGCCGCCAGCCTGCCGACGCTGGGGCCGCAGGGCTTCGACGCGCCGGTCGCGGATCTGGATCCATGA
- the aspA gene encoding aspartate ammonia-lyase, whose amino-acid sequence MKQTRIEHDLLGDREVPADAYWGVHTLRAVENFPISGRPIGEIPELIRALAAIKQAAALANADLGLLSPERRDAIAAACEEIRAGKLHDQFIVDQIQGGAGTSTNMNANEVIANRALELMGHAKGEYQFLHPNEHVNMSQSTNDVYPTALRLASWRGLQNVIAALASLRGAFTEKGAEFADILKMGRTQLQEAVPMTLGQEFNAFGITIGEDELRLAEAAALICEINLGATAIGTGITTHPEYAERVRARLAEITVIPVVTAPDLVEATQDCGAFVQVSGVLKRVAVKLSKICNDLRLLSSGPRAGFNEINLPAKQAGSSIMPGKVNPVIPEVVNQVCFEVIGNDMTIAMAAEGGQLQLNAFEPVIAYSMFRSVSHLVAACDTLEHNCVRGITANRDVLKETVRRSIGIVTALNPYIGYAAATEVATEAHLTGRGVYELVLEKGLLPKERLDAILRPESLTKPQLFVA is encoded by the coding sequence ATGAAACAGACCCGCATCGAACATGACTTGCTTGGCGACCGCGAGGTGCCCGCCGACGCCTATTGGGGCGTCCACACCCTGCGCGCCGTCGAGAATTTCCCGATCTCGGGCCGGCCGATCGGTGAAATTCCCGAACTGATCCGCGCCTTGGCCGCGATCAAGCAGGCGGCCGCGCTGGCCAATGCCGATCTGGGTCTGCTCTCGCCCGAACGCCGCGACGCCATCGCCGCCGCCTGCGAGGAGATCCGCGCCGGCAAGCTGCACGACCAGTTCATCGTCGACCAGATCCAGGGCGGCGCCGGCACCTCGACCAACATGAACGCCAACGAGGTGATCGCCAACCGGGCGCTGGAGCTGATGGGCCATGCCAAGGGCGAATACCAGTTCCTGCACCCGAACGAGCATGTGAACATGAGCCAGTCGACCAACGACGTCTATCCGACGGCGCTGCGGCTGGCCTCGTGGCGGGGGCTGCAGAACGTCATCGCGGCGCTGGCCTCGCTGCGCGGCGCCTTCACCGAGAAGGGCGCCGAGTTCGCCGACATCCTGAAGATGGGCCGCACCCAGTTGCAGGAAGCCGTGCCGATGACGCTGGGCCAGGAATTCAACGCCTTCGGCATCACCATCGGCGAGGACGAGCTGCGCCTGGCCGAAGCTGCCGCCCTGATCTGCGAGATCAACCTGGGCGCCACCGCCATCGGCACCGGCATCACCACCCATCCCGAATATGCCGAACGCGTGCGGGCGCGGCTGGCCGAGATCACGGTGATTCCCGTGGTCACCGCCCCCGACCTGGTCGAGGCGACGCAGGATTGCGGCGCCTTCGTGCAGGTCTCGGGCGTGCTGAAGCGGGTGGCGGTGAAGCTGTCGAAGATCTGCAACGACCTGCGGCTGCTGTCCTCGGGCCCGCGCGCCGGCTTCAACGAGATCAACCTGCCGGCGAAGCAGGCCGGTTCCTCGATCATGCCGGGCAAGGTCAACCCGGTGATCCCCGAGGTGGTGAACCAGGTCTGTTTCGAGGTGATCGGCAACGACATGACCATCGCCATGGCGGCCGAGGGCGGGCAGCTGCAGCTCAACGCCTTCGAGCCGGTGATCGCCTACAGCATGTTCCGCTCGGTCAGTCATCTGGTCGCCGCCTGCGACACGCTCGAGCACAACTGCGTGCGCGGCATCACCGCCAACCGCGACGTGCTCAAGGAAACCGTGCGCCGCTCGATCGGCATCGTCACGGCGCTGAACCCCTATATCGGCTATGCCGCCGCCACCGAGGTCGCGACCGAGGCGCATCTGACCGGCCGCGGCGTCTATGAGCTGGTGCTGGAAAAGGGCCTGCTGCCCAAGGAACGGCTGGACGCGATCCTGCGCCCGGAAAGCCTGACCAAGCCGCAGCTTTTCGTCGCCTGA
- a CDS encoding phage tail protein, which yields MAQFSINATRFDPYKNFKFRVKWDGRYVAGISKVSALKRTTEVVEHREGGDPSVSRRSPGRTSFEAITLERGVTHDVEFEQWANKVWNYGSGLGAEVSLRDFRKDLVIDLYNEAGQLALSYRVFRAWVSEYQALPELDANANAVAIQSIKLENEGWERDYDVAEPSEISFLEPAV from the coding sequence ATGGCACAGTTCAGCATCAACGCCACCCGTTTCGACCCCTACAAGAACTTCAAGTTCCGGGTGAAATGGGACGGCCGCTATGTCGCCGGCATCTCGAAGGTCTCGGCCCTGAAGCGCACCACCGAGGTGGTCGAGCATCGCGAGGGCGGCGATCCCTCCGTCTCGCGCCGCAGCCCCGGCCGCACCAGCTTCGAGGCGATCACGCTGGAGCGCGGCGTCACCCATGACGTCGAGTTCGAGCAATGGGCGAACAAGGTCTGGAACTACGGCTCGGGCCTGGGCGCCGAGGTGTCCCTGCGCGATTTCCGCAAGGATCTGGTGATCGACCTTTACAACGAGGCCGGGCAGCTGGCGCTGTCCTATCGCGTGTTCCGGGCCTGGGTGTCGGAATACCAGGCGCTGCCGGAACTCGACGCCAATGCCAATGCCGTCGCCATCCAGTCGATCAAGCTGGAGAACGAGGGTTGGGAACGCGATTACGACGTGGCCGAACCCAGCGAGATTTCCTTCCTGGAGCCGGCGGTCTGA